GCCAGGCAGGTGGCGGCAATCCAGGATTGGTGCAGGCCCAGTTTCTGCTTTTTCCGCTCCAGGCCCGATACAATTTCAGCGTGCATCCGCATAGTCGCGCGGTCTATGGGAAGGATGGGAAACCGGTCCAGAACTGCCTCCACGAAGGCAAGCCTTCTGCTCCGGTCCTTCCCGGCCGACCACGCCACGGAACGCAGCAGTTCATCTGCCGTGATGATGGAAAGATAAAATTCCTCTCCCGACGGCAGGTTCGCGGGAAGACGGGTGCGATTTGCGGCGAAATCGACCAATGCGGAGGAATCAATCAGCAGGCCCATGTAAAATTGTCCGGTTGCAGTATGAAACAGAACCTAGGTTCTGAGTCCGCGCTGGCTGCGGATGCGGTTGAGATCCCCCTGCAACGCCTCAAATTCCTCATCGCTCAGTCCCGGCAGGGCCGACAGGAGCGCCGGCAACTCGCCCAGCCTGCTTCCGGCAAGTACCGGCCGGAGCTCGGCAACGGTTTTTTTGCCCCGGACCAGAAAGAAGCTTTCGCGGCGGTACGCCACGCGGTTGACGAAATCGGAAAAATTCCGGGCCGCTTCGGTGATGGAGACCTCCTGATGTTGCATATTTTATGATTTTCTGATTTACAAGGAATCCATATATCAGATATAACCAAACTTGTCAAAGGCCACGTATGTTTGGATTTAAACAAGATGCCCCGCCGCCACGCCGCAAAAGAAAACGCTCCAACCTGGAGTTCGATTTCCTGACCGGCGCCCCCAGACAATCCACCCACAAAAAGAGCCAACCCCACGCCGCCTCAACACCCGAATTCACCCCCGCCCCGGAAATCGAAATCACGCGCGATTCCGCCGAAAAATCGGCGCCTCCCATTTCCCGCGAGCCCGAAATTGAGCCCGCGCCCACAGCGCAACCCGCGGAACCGCTCATCCCCCCTTTCGAAACCGTGAACACAACCCCCAACCCAAAGAGAGCACAAACCATGTCATTCTCAGAACCTTCACCGGTACGGAGCGCCCGTAGCATCGAGCGCCAGATCCACGAACAAACAACCGTCAACAATGTCATTAACGGCGTTGCCATCGCCCTTGTTTGCGGCGTTGTGTTGCTTGCCGGCCTAGCGGGAACAGGCGGCTATGTGTTGTGGAAACAGATCCAGAATCAAAGCGCCAGCATCGCTTTGCTGGAGGATAATACCAAGGCCCGCATCGCCGACCTTCAAAAGGACCTCTCCTCGCGCCAAACCGAGCTTTCCCAAAACCTCGAGCAAACCAACCAGCGCCTGATGACCTTGACGGCCCAATTCGAAAGTTACCGGACTGAAAGCCAGCAATCCATGGCCGACCTCAAAAACAGCAACCGCAGCTTGGAACGCTCGCTTTCCGTCTATCAGAAAAAGACGAGCGACCAGGACACCGTCATTGCCATGCTCCGGGACCGCGTCCATCGCTGATTTCATCGCCCTCTCATTACTTCGCTGTCATGACTCTGGTTGAAATGCGCCGCATGTTTTCGGAATGGAGGATCCGCATCCAGCGTATCCAGGCCATCATCCAGCCTCCGATTTGGTCGCAGGAGGAATGGAACGAATTTTCCCGCGTCCTCGCCAACCTCGTACGCCGCTATGGCTCAACCTGGCAGCAGGATCGGACGGAATATTGGGACCTTCGCTGGGAGCTGCAGGAGGAAGGCGAGCTCGTCTGCCAGGTGGAAAAAGTCGAGGGTGAAAAACTTTCCCTGGTCGTCGCGCAATACGGCGGGTTTGCGGACGGCACGCAAAACTACATCTGGCTCTTCTGCGAGTTTAGCGAAAGCGGCCAGTTTCTCGGCGAACCCTTCTGGGTGGAAGGAAACTGGAAAGACGCTTTGGCCATGATCCTGTTGCCGCATAAGATGTCTTCCAACTTTTATCTGACCGGCGGAACCTCCTCGCCCGCCTTCCAGCAAACCCTCCTGGGCAACGGCAACTCACAGCCCGCAAACCACGCAGCGGCAGCTTGATCTTTGAGTAGCTCCATAAGTAAGCGGGTAACCGCGTTCGACTAGATTCCAGGTCATGATACCCCATAAAATGCCCGCGATAGGCCAAATCACAAAATTCAACAGAATCGTTGACACACCAAACCATTCCGGATGCCTCAGATACTGCATAAGCGCAGGGCGTTTCTTGGATGCGGTTCCTGAGGTAAAGGGGAAATCACAGAGATAAATCTCCGGAAAACTAACCGATGGCGTCATAAACAGCGTCTTCGGGAGCGTCGTCCTTCAAAAATTGCTGATAGGATGCAAGACGCCAGGAGTTGTCTTCCTGGTCTTCGTCCAAAAGCAGGATGACGCGCGCTTTTGCCGAAGAAGGCAAAAGCGATGCGACAGCCAGGGGATCGTCAGCGTAGCGCCATGAACTTCGGTTAAAAACTCAACGGCTTGCATACCCTTAAATTACCCTGATTCCACACAGGGTCAAGGTTGGTTATTTCCAGTGTCCACGATCTTCAATGCCCGCCCTGCCCTCCACTCAGAGCATCCGAATTCACGGGGGCCTGATTGCCGGCTTCATGGGATCTGGCTGTTATGCGGCTTGCTATAAATGGGGCAAATACAATCGCGATGATGCAACCAATAGTTGCGATAAGCGGAGCCGTCCAAATGTGAGTAGTAGTGATTATAATGGAATCCAAGGCCTTAAGTTTTTGATTTGCATCACCCGCAAAAAGATTGGTTGCCTCTTGTGAGCTGGCGGAATGCGAATTGTAAAAAGGC
The DNA window shown above is from Candidatus Methylacidiphilales bacterium and carries:
- a CDS encoding PIN domain-containing protein, with translation MGLLIDSSALVDFAANRTRLPANLPSGEEFYLSIITADELLRSVAWSAGKDRSRRLAFVEAVLDRFPILPIDRATMRMHAEIVSGLERKKQKLGLHQSWIAATCLAHGLQLLSTSVEDFAGIHGLQLWEPENPEA